From the Marivivens sp. LCG002 genome, the window ATGGTTCCCTGTTCCTTGTCCCAGAGGATCGGGACCGTCACCCGACCCGAGATTTTCGGGTCCGCCTTGGTGTAGATCTCGCGTAGAAAATCGAAACCGAAAAGCGTGTCCCCCGTCGCGCCGTCGAAATCGGTCCCGAAGGTCCAGCCGTCCGAAAGCATATGGGGATGAACCACCGAGACTGAGATGTGATCGGCAAGTCCCTTGATCGCGCGGAAGACAAGGGTTCTATGGGCCCAAGGGCAAGCCAGCGAGACATAGAGATGATAGCGACCGCGCTCTGCCTTGAACCCTGCGTCACCTGTCGGACCAGCGGCGCCGTCTGCGGTGATCCAATTGCGGAAGCCTGCGGTCGAGCGCACGAATTTGCCACCCGTCGATTCGGTATCGTACCATTTGTCGATCCACGTTCCGTTTTCGAGATAGCCCATTTTGCACTCCGTCTTTCGTTTTCCTTATTCAAAACCTAGCCCATCGCGCTCGGTTCTCAAACATTCCCAGCGCGCATGTCTCGTGCAGCATTGCACAGGTCGGTTTCCGACTTCGGTGCGACGTTTAACCATTTGCACCCCGACGGTGTGCAATATACCCTGTCCGCTGACGAAGCCCATTTGGGCCAGAGAGGTTGGTGGCGAAGCGGTTGACCCAATTGGGGACCAGATCGTTACGTCGTCGGCACCGCGAGAGCGGCTCTCTGGTATTTGACGGAGATTGCTCATGCGTATCGCATTCACCCTGTTTCTGATCCTGACCGCGCAGTCTGCTGCGGCACATGTCGGTCATCTCGGCGAGTTTGCAGGCCATGACCATTTGGTGGCGGGTGCCGCACTTGGTCTTGCGATCCTCCTCGGGCTTCGTGAAGCGCTCAAGGGGCGCAAGGATGAAGTCGAGCCTGCCGAAGAAACCGAGGCGGAAGAAAGCGAAGAAGCAACAGCATGAAAACCGGTGTAATGATTTGCGGCCACGGCTCTCGGAGCAAGGCCGCAGTGGACGAATTCAAAGTTCTTGCTGAAAAGCTGCCTGCCTATCTGCCTTCCGATTGGGTCGTGGACTATGGTTATCTCGAGTTTGCCAATCCTGTGATCCGCGACGGGCTCGACAACCTGCGCGAGGCCGGCTGCGAACGTATTCTGGCTGTTCCGGGCATGCTTTTTGCCGCGATGCACTCCAAGAACGACATTCCGACCGTGCTCAATACCTATGCGGCCAAGCACAACATCGAAGTCAAATACGGCCGCGAGTTGGGCGTCGATCCCAAAATGATCGCTGCCGCGGCGGATCGCATCCAGGAAGCCATCAATGCCGCCAACTCCAAAGCGGGGGACGTGCCTCTGCACGAAACCTGTCTTGTTGTGATCGGTCGTGGCGCCTCTGACCCCGATGCCAATGCCAACGTATCCAAAATTGCACGCATCCTTTGGGAGGGCATGGGGTTCGGTTGGTGCGAGGTCGGCTATTCGGGGGTGACCTTCCCTCTTGTCGAGCCCGCGCTCCAGCATGTGGCCAAGCTCGGCTACAAGCGCGTTGTCGTTTTTCCTTATTTCCTGTTCACGGGTATCCTGATCGACCGTATCTATGGCTTCACCGATCAGGTCGCCGCGCAGCACCCCGATATCCATTTCGTCAAGGCGGGGTATCTCAACGATCACCCCAAAGTGCTCGAAACCTTTGCCGAGCGGATCAAAGAGCAGAACGGAAAGTCGGTCATCCCGAACTGTGCGATTTGCCCGTTCCGTGAGCAGGTCCTTTCCTTCGAAGGCGGTGAGCACAAGCACATCAAGCCATCGGAACGTCTTGGCGGGATCAAAGTGAGCGATCACCCCGCGTTCGGCGATATGCCTCCGCCGACCTGTGTTCTGTGTAAATACCGCACGCAGGTGATCGGCTTCGAGTCCGAGGTCGGCGCGATCCAGGAAAGCCACCATCACCACGTCGAAGGTCAGGGTGCTTCGGCTCCGGGATCGAACGTGGCCGATTGCACGCTTTGCGATACCTTCTGCACGGGCATGTGCCGTCTCAAGGCGCAGGACCACCACCATCATGATCACCACCATGGTCACGATCACGGGCATCATCACCACGGGCATGACCATCACCACCATCATGCGGCCTATCCTCAGGCGGATCACCCGCACGGGCCGAAAAGTGTGTTGAAAACCAACAAGCGCTGAGCCGCATACCCGTCATTTCGCCAAAGGCATTCGGGGTTGCCCCCGAATGCCTCAAGGATCACCGATGCGCCCTTATGAAAAAGACCCCCTAGCGATTTACGCGCAGAGCTTTGCCACAGTGCGCAAAGAGGCGCGGCTTGATCGGTTTCCAACCGATCTGGTGCCTTTGGTCACGCGGTTGATCCATTCTTGCGGAATGGTGGAGATTGCTGATCGACTTGCATTTTCACCGAACGCCTATCGCGCTGGGCACGAGGCGCTCCTCGCTGGCAAGCCTGTGCTTTGCGACTGCGAGATGGTCGGCGCGGGCATCATTCGACGGTATCTGCCTGCCGAGAACCAAGTCATCGTAACGCTGAACAATGACGAGGTGCCCGAGCGCGCCAAAGCCATTGGCAACACGCGTTCCGCTGCCGCTGTCGAGCTTTGGGAGCAGCACATCGAAGGCGCGGTTGTTGCGGTCGGCAATGCGCCAACGGCCTTGTTCCATCTCCTTGATCTTTTGGATCAGGGGTTCCCCAAGCCCGCTGTCATCCTCGGTTTCCCTGTCGGTTTTGTCGGCGCGGCAGAGTCCAAGGCAGAGCTTGCCGCCGATCCGCGCGACTGTGAATTCGTCGCGCTCAAGGGTCGCAAAGGCGGATCGGCTATGGCCTCTGCTGCGGTCAATGCACTGGCAGCGGGTCTCCCCGAGGACCGCGCATGACCGCGCCTTGGCTCCATGTGATCGGGATCGGCGAAGACGGTCTCGATGGTCTGAGTGCTGCAACGATTACGGTCCTCGAAACCGCTGATGTGATCATCGGTGGGGATCGGCACCACAAACTCACCCCGACGATCAAGGCCGAGCGCATCAGCTGGCCCTCGCCGTTCGATGCTTTGATAGACCTACTCCAAAGCCTTCGCGGCAAGCGCGTCGCCGTTCTCGCGACGGGTGATCCGCTTTGGTATTCGGTCGGCGCACGCATTGGCCGAGCGATGGAAGAAGGCGAGATCGTCTTTCATCCGCAGCTGTCTGCGTTTCAGCTTGCCGCATCCCGCATGGGATGGTCGATGCCCGATATCGAGCTTCTGACCGTCCATGGACGTCCTGTCGAGCAGATGATCCCCTTTATCCAGCCCGAAGTGCGGATGATTGTTTTAACGACCGGATCGAAAACCCCCGCCCAGATCGCGGGGTTCCTGACAGAACGTGGATACGGCCAGTCCAAGCTGACTGTCCTTGCCGCGATGGGCGGCAAAGACGAGCTGCGTTTCGATGGGATCGCCGAGAGCTGGGACCATGATGTGCCCGAATTCAACACTATGGCTGTCGAATGTATCGCGGGTCCTGATGCGGCCCTTTTGCCCCGTGTTCCCGGATTGTCAGATGACAATTTCGTCTCGGACGGTACGATGACCAAGCAGGAAGTCCGCGCTGTGACCCTTGCCAAGCTGATGCCGATGCGGGGCGCTTTGCTGTGGGACATCGGTTCGGGCAGTGGTTCGGTCGCAATCGAATGGATGCGTTCGGCGCCCCACGCAATGGCCATCGGGATCGAGCAGAAAGACGAGCGCCGTGCGATGGCGGCGACCAATGCGGCTCGGCTAGGGACCCCGAAACTTCAACTCATTGACGGAACTGCGCCATCGGCTCTCGAAGGTCTTGCTCGTCCTGACGCTGTGTTCATCGGCGGCGGCCTGTCGCAAGAGGTCTTCGACTTTGCCTTTGCCGCGCTCAAGACCCACGGACGCTTGGTTGCCAATGCCGTGACGCTTGAATCCGAGGCAGAGCTGATGCGGCTTTATGCAGAGCACGGCGGCGAATTGGTTCGACTGTCGGTCGAGCGTGCCTCGCCGGTAGGGCGTCTTACGGGCTGGCGTCCTGCTATGACCGTGACCCAATGGAGCCTGATCAAACGATGAGCCTTGTGACAATTCAAAAGTGGAGCATCCGATGAAGGGACGTCTCTATGGTGTCGGTCTGGGGCCGGGGGCCGCTGATCTTATGACGCTCCGCGCGGCACGTTTGATCGAAAGCGCGCACGTGATTGCCTATCCGACCCTTGCGGGCGGGTCGAGTTTTGCGCGCTCTATTGCCGCTGAACTCATCCCGAGCGGCGCGCGCGAGATCATTATGGATGTCCCGATGACGGTCGAGCGCGCCCCCGCGCAGGCTGCCTATGACAAGGGGGCCGAAGAAATCGCCGCTGCTTTGGATGCAGGCGAGGATGTGGTTTGCCTCTGCGAAGGCGATCCCTTCTTCTATGGCTCGTTCATGTATCTTTATGCGCGGCTTGCCGACCGTTACGAGGTCGAAGTCGTGCCCGGCGTTACGTCGATCACCGCTTGCGCGGCGCGTGCGGGTCGCCCGCTTGTGGCCCGCAACGAGAGACTGACAGTCCTTGCAGGTCCGCTCCCCGAGCCAGAGCTTCGTGCGCGGATCGAGGGCGCAGAAAGCGTTGTGATTATGAAGGTGGGTCGTCATCTTCCGAAAATCCGCGCCGTGATCGAGAGCCTCGGGCTCACGGACAAGGCAAGCTACGTCGAGCGCGCAACACTCCCCGAAGAGGTTGTGCTGCCGCTTTCGAAGGCGCCCGAAAAGGCGCCTTATTTTTCAATGATACTACTGACTAAGGGAGAAGACCCGTGGCTGTGAAACCGGTCGTCGTTACGCTTTCGCGTGCGGGTGAGGATGTGGCGCATCGCATCGCGTCCAAATTCGGATATCAAGTACATGGCCGCGAAGGTCGCGTGGACAAAGCCGATGCCTTTTTCGGCAACGCGCTTGACCATGTGCGGACGCTGTTTGCAGCGGGCGTGCCTGTCATCGGCGTATGCGCGAGCGGTATTTTGATCCGCGCAGTTGCACCTGTGTTGAACCACAAGCGGACCGAGCCGGCCGTGCTTTCGGTAAGCGACGACGGGTCGGTCGTGATCCCGCTGCTTGGCGGCCATCGTGGCGCAAACCGTATGGCAAGCGAGATTGCTATGCTTTTGGAGGCAAAGGCCGCCGTGACCACTGCGGGGGATGTTGCCATCGGCGTCGCGCTTGACGAGCCGCCGCTCGGGTATTGCATTGCCAATATCGAGGATGCCAAAGACGCTATGTCCGCCATCCTTGCAGGCAAAGGCGTGCGTGTCGTCGGCGAGAATATCTTCGGCATCGAAAGCGACGAGAATGGAGCCGTCACCCTGACCGTGACCGAAGCGCCTGTCGAAGGCAGTGGCTCGAACCTCGTCTATCATCCCCAGCGTTACGTCCTCGGGCTTGGGTCCGCACGCGGCGCCGATGCGGATGAGACTTGGGCCTTTGTCGAAAAGACACTTGCAGATGCGGGGATCGCCAAAGGGTCCATCGCATGCGTTGCCTCTCTCGATCTCAAAGGTGACGAACCTGCCATGAACGAAGCTGCGCGTCGTCTCGGCGTTCCGCTTCGCGTGTTTACGGCCGCCGAACTCGAGGCAGAGGCAGGTCGACTTGCAAATCCGTCCGACGTCGTTTTTGCCGAAGTCGGCTGTCACGGTGTGTCCGAAGGTGCGGCGCTTGCGGCGGCGGGGCCTGATGCCGTGCTTGTCGTAGAGAAGCAGAAGATTGCAGAAGCAACCTGTGCGATTGCGCGCGCGCCTCTGCCGATCACCGAAATGGCAGGCCGCTCGCGCGGGCGTCTCTCGGTCGTCGGGATCGGGCCGGGTCAGGCCGCTTGGCGCACGCCAGAGGTGTCCCGTCTTGTCAGTGAGGCCGAAGAGCTTGTTGGTTACGGCCTCTACATCGACCTCCTTGGACCACTTGCGGCGGGCAAGCACCGTGCCGATTTCCCGCTGGGCGGTGAAGAGGACCGCTGTCGCTATGCGCTGGAGCGCGCTGCCGAAGGACGCAATGTGGCTCTCGTCTGTTCGGGCGATGCCGGTATCTATGCAATGGGCGCTTTGGTGTTCGAGCTTCTCGACCGTGCCCCCGACCAGATGGGCGTGAGCGATGCCGCGCACCGCGTCGAAGTCGTCTGTTCCCCCGGTGTTTCGGCGCTTCAAGGCGCTGCTGCACGTGCGGGCGCACCGCTCGGGCATGACTTCTGTACCATCTCGCTGTCGGACCTTTTGACCCCGCGTGCGGATATTCTGCGTCGCCTCAAGGCCGCTGCCGAAGGTGACTTTGTCATCGCCTTCTATAATCCCGTAAGCAAAACCCGCCGCACTCTCTTGGCTGAAGCGCGCGATATCCTTCTGGAGCATCGCCCCGCAGATACGCCCGTTATGCTAGCGTCATCGCTTGGTCGTCCCGAGGAATATGTGCGCTATCGCCGACTAGATGAGCTCGAGGTCGACGAGGTCGATATGCTGACCGTTGTGCTTGTCGGTTCGTCCAACTCGCGGCTTGCGCAGCTTGGTGAAGGGCCGCGTATGTTCACGCCGCGCGGCTATGCGCGAAAGATCGACGGCGATCTGAGCGGCAAGTCCTAAGTTCCAATTTTTCGGCAGTCTGACAGAAAGGCCATGCCATGACAGTTTTCTTTATCGGAGCAGGCCCCGGCGATCCCGAGCTTCTGACCCTCAAGGCGCGTCGGATCATCGGCGAATGCCCTGTTTGCCTCTATGCAGGCTCTCTGGTCCCCGAAGAAGTCGTGGCATGTGCGCCCGAAGGGGCCCGTGTTCTCGACACCGCGCCGATGACGCTCGACGACACCCACGGTGAAATCCTCGCGGCGCACAAGCGCGGCGAGAACGTTGCGCGTGTGCACTCGGGGGATCCATCACTTTACGGGGCGATCGCCGAGCAGATCCGTAGACTCAAAGCGGACGGGATCGATTACCAGATCATTCCGGGGGTGCCTGCTTACGCGGCGGCTGCAGCGGCTCTAGGGCAGGAACTGACCATTCCCGAAGTTGCGCAGTCGATCATCCTGACTCGTATGTCGATGAAGTCGACCTCCATGCCCGCAGGCGAGACGCTTGAAAACTTTGGCCGCACGGGGGCGACGCTTGCCATTCACCTCGGTATCCGTGCCCTCCGCGAAATCGAGCGTCAGCTTGCTCCCTTCTACGGTGCAGACTGTCCTGTCGCAGTGGTCTATCGTGTGGGTTGGCCCGATCAGGCGATCATTCGCGGGTCGCTTTCGGACATTCACGCCAAGGTTCGAGAGGCCAAGATCACCCGCACGGCGCTAGTCCTTGTGGGTCCTGCTCTGTCGGACAATCACGGCTTTCCCGACTCGGCCCTCTATGATGCAGCCAAGCCGCACGTTCTACGCCCGCGCGTAAAAACTGGTGCTTGAGAGGAACATTTTCCGAAATACCTCCGTTAATACCAAAGGTTAGCTTGAATCGTTTAGGTTCTCCTTCAAGCTGGCCTTACACGGTGGAGGTGAAAATGTCGGAATATCTTCCTGAGGCAGTTCGCAAAGGTCTTGAAGATGCGCGCAAGGCGGCTCTGCGTCGTTCGTCGCGTCTCTGCGTGCATGTGGGGGACGAGGTCTATCGCATCAACAAGATGTGGGACACCGGCTTTTCAATGGACGCCGAAGACGCGCCCCATTTGCGCGGTCAGGTCGAGATTTATGACGGTATGCGGCACGTCTCTCGCTGTCTGATCGTGGCTTCGACCGAAGAATCAGGCGAGATGCTTTTCGAGTTCAAATGGAACACACCTGTCTCGGATCGGCCTGCGCTCGACTATGTGCAGGAGCGCGAGGCTCCTGCCGGTCTTTTGGGGTATAGCTTCTGATCATTGAAGATCGCCGAGCGCGGCTTGGAGGCGTTTGACCGCCTCCTCGACGCGGACGCGAGGTGTCGCAAAGTTGAACCGAAGATAGGTCTCGCCGCCTTTGCCGAAGGTGATGCCGTGGTTGGCTGCAATCTTTGCATCCTTCTCGACGCGCTGTTGGACCTCTTGCACGGAAAGGCCCGTGTCCTCGAAATTCACCCACGCCAGATAGGTGGACTCCATCGCCATCGACTTGACCCCGGGAATGGCATTGACGCCTTCGTCGAAAAGACGGCGATTGGCGTCTAGGTAGTCGCGAAGTGCATCGACCCAAGCTGCGCCTTCGGGGGAATAGGCGGCTGTCGCCATAAACAGTCCGAACGAATTCGCCGAGATGCCCAAAGCGGCGATACGCCGAGCAAAACGATCACGAAGATCGGGGTCTTCGATGATAACGTTGCCCGAATGGCTCCCTGCGATGTTGAAGGTCTTGGTCGTTGCGGTCATCGTGACAAGCCGTTCGCGGGTGTGCGCGACAAGTGCGGTCGGGATATGTTTGATCCCCGGCATCGTGAGGTCCTGATGTATCTCGTCCGACACGATAACGAGATCGTGGCGGGCAGCAAAGGCGACGACCTCTTCAAGCTCTTGTCGTGTCCAGACGCGACCGCCCGGATTGTGCGGTGAACACAGGATCAGCATCCGCTCGTTCCCGAGCATCTGCTTGTCATAGGCGTCGAAGTCGAATTCGTATCGCCCGTTGTTGTTCACCAGTTCGCATTCCACGACTTGACGGCTCGAGGCGTTAATCACACGGGCAAAAGCATGATAGACGGGCGTGAAGAGCACAACGCCGTCCCCTTCCCGAGTAAAGGCGTCGATACAGAGCGCCGTGCCGTTCACCAAACCATGCGTGGTGAAAATCCAAGTGGGGTCGATGTCCCAGCCGTGGCGCTCTTTCATCCACCACTGAATGGCAGCG encodes:
- a CDS encoding DUF6732 family protein; translated protein: MRIAFTLFLILTAQSAAAHVGHLGEFAGHDHLVAGAALGLAILLGLREALKGRKDEVEPAEETEAEESEEATA
- a CDS encoding sirohydrochlorin chelatase, producing MKTGVMICGHGSRSKAAVDEFKVLAEKLPAYLPSDWVVDYGYLEFANPVIRDGLDNLREAGCERILAVPGMLFAAMHSKNDIPTVLNTYAAKHNIEVKYGRELGVDPKMIAAAADRIQEAINAANSKAGDVPLHETCLVVIGRGASDPDANANVSKIARILWEGMGFGWCEVGYSGVTFPLVEPALQHVAKLGYKRVVVFPYFLFTGILIDRIYGFTDQVAAQHPDIHFVKAGYLNDHPKVLETFAERIKEQNGKSVIPNCAICPFREQVLSFEGGEHKHIKPSERLGGIKVSDHPAFGDMPPPTCVLCKYRTQVIGFESEVGAIQESHHHHVEGQGASAPGSNVADCTLCDTFCTGMCRLKAQDHHHHDHHHGHDHGHHHHGHDHHHHHAAYPQADHPHGPKSVLKTNKR
- a CDS encoding precorrin-8X methylmutase → MRPYEKDPLAIYAQSFATVRKEARLDRFPTDLVPLVTRLIHSCGMVEIADRLAFSPNAYRAGHEALLAGKPVLCDCEMVGAGIIRRYLPAENQVIVTLNNDEVPERAKAIGNTRSAAAVELWEQHIEGAVVAVGNAPTALFHLLDLLDQGFPKPAVILGFPVGFVGAAESKAELAADPRDCEFVALKGRKGGSAMASAAVNALAAGLPEDRA
- the cbiE gene encoding precorrin-6y C5,15-methyltransferase (decarboxylating) subunit CbiE — protein: MTAPWLHVIGIGEDGLDGLSAATITVLETADVIIGGDRHHKLTPTIKAERISWPSPFDALIDLLQSLRGKRVAVLATGDPLWYSVGARIGRAMEEGEIVFHPQLSAFQLAASRMGWSMPDIELLTVHGRPVEQMIPFIQPEVRMIVLTTGSKTPAQIAGFLTERGYGQSKLTVLAAMGGKDELRFDGIAESWDHDVPEFNTMAVECIAGPDAALLPRVPGLSDDNFVSDGTMTKQEVRAVTLAKLMPMRGALLWDIGSGSGSVAIEWMRSAPHAMAIGIEQKDERRAMAATNAARLGTPKLQLIDGTAPSALEGLARPDAVFIGGGLSQEVFDFAFAALKTHGRLVANAVTLESEAELMRLYAEHGGELVRLSVERASPVGRLTGWRPAMTVTQWSLIKR
- the cobI gene encoding precorrin-2 C(20)-methyltransferase, producing MKGRLYGVGLGPGAADLMTLRAARLIESAHVIAYPTLAGGSSFARSIAAELIPSGAREIIMDVPMTVERAPAQAAYDKGAEEIAAALDAGEDVVCLCEGDPFFYGSFMYLYARLADRYEVEVVPGVTSITACAARAGRPLVARNERLTVLAGPLPEPELRARIEGAESVVIMKVGRHLPKIRAVIESLGLTDKASYVERATLPEEVVLPLSKAPEKAPYFSMILLTKGEDPWL
- the cobJ gene encoding precorrin-3B C(17)-methyltransferase; this encodes MAVKPVVVTLSRAGEDVAHRIASKFGYQVHGREGRVDKADAFFGNALDHVRTLFAAGVPVIGVCASGILIRAVAPVLNHKRTEPAVLSVSDDGSVVIPLLGGHRGANRMASEIAMLLEAKAAVTTAGDVAIGVALDEPPLGYCIANIEDAKDAMSAILAGKGVRVVGENIFGIESDENGAVTLTVTEAPVEGSGSNLVYHPQRYVLGLGSARGADADETWAFVEKTLADAGIAKGSIACVASLDLKGDEPAMNEAARRLGVPLRVFTAAELEAEAGRLANPSDVVFAEVGCHGVSEGAALAAAGPDAVLVVEKQKIAEATCAIARAPLPITEMAGRSRGRLSVVGIGPGQAAWRTPEVSRLVSEAEELVGYGLYIDLLGPLAAGKHRADFPLGGEEDRCRYALERAAEGRNVALVCSGDAGIYAMGALVFELLDRAPDQMGVSDAAHRVEVVCSPGVSALQGAAARAGAPLGHDFCTISLSDLLTPRADILRRLKAAAEGDFVIAFYNPVSKTRRTLLAEARDILLEHRPADTPVMLASSLGRPEEYVRYRRLDELEVDEVDMLTVVLVGSSNSRLAQLGEGPRMFTPRGYARKIDGDLSGKS
- the cobM gene encoding precorrin-4 C(11)-methyltransferase, with product MTVFFIGAGPGDPELLTLKARRIIGECPVCLYAGSLVPEEVVACAPEGARVLDTAPMTLDDTHGEILAAHKRGENVARVHSGDPSLYGAIAEQIRRLKADGIDYQIIPGVPAYAAAAAALGQELTIPEVAQSIILTRMSMKSTSMPAGETLENFGRTGATLAIHLGIRALREIERQLAPFYGADCPVAVVYRVGWPDQAIIRGSLSDIHAKVREAKITRTALVLVGPALSDNHGFPDSALYDAAKPHVLRPRVKTGA
- a CDS encoding MalY/PatB family protein, coding for MNFDEVVDRHGTHCVKWDMMEQLYGVPEADGLAMWVADMDFKAPDCVQKAIKAQLDHGIYGYFGDEGPYRAAIQWWMKERHGWDIDPTWIFTTHGLVNGTALCIDAFTREGDGVVLFTPVYHAFARVINASSRQVVECELVNNNGRYEFDFDAYDKQMLGNERMLILCSPHNPGGRVWTRQELEEVVAFAARHDLVIVSDEIHQDLTMPGIKHIPTALVAHTRERLVTMTATTKTFNIAGSHSGNVIIEDPDLRDRFARRIAALGISANSFGLFMATAAYSPEGAAWVDALRDYLDANRRLFDEGVNAIPGVKSMAMESTYLAWVNFEDTGLSVQEVQQRVEKDAKIAANHGITFGKGGETYLRFNFATPRVRVEEAVKRLQAALGDLQ